Proteins from a genomic interval of Clostridium sp. 'deep sea':
- a CDS encoding NAD(P)H-dependent oxidoreductase: MKTLLYITCHSKPEELSASKTVARELLNSILAKNTDITVKELDIYEMKLPELRYEYFQGRNSVVSMGEYDKLTKNQKKDVDTIKNLATEFKNADYYIVVAPMWSLLFPAALKKYLDCIIQKDITIKMEKDNIGGLLNDKKRVLFYVQSSGGPIPWLIERKINHGGIYLKDIFRFLGIKHIHEILVDKTGFTAEEQHKAIQQGHKEARNKADVLS, from the coding sequence ATGAAAACGCTTTTATACATAACCTGTCATTCAAAGCCAGAAGAGCTTTCTGCTAGTAAAACTGTTGCCAGAGAGCTATTAAACTCTATTTTAGCTAAAAACACTGATATTACGGTTAAAGAACTGGATATATATGAAATGAAACTACCAGAATTACGCTATGAGTATTTTCAGGGCAGAAATTCAGTAGTAAGTATGGGTGAATACGATAAACTAACAAAGAATCAAAAAAAAGATGTAGATACTATTAAAAATTTAGCAACTGAATTTAAAAATGCTGACTACTATATTGTAGTAGCTCCAATGTGGAGTTTACTATTTCCAGCTGCTCTAAAAAAATATTTAGATTGTATAATTCAAAAAGATATCACAATTAAAATGGAAAAAGATAATATTGGTGGTTTGCTTAATGATAAAAAAAGAGTATTGTTCTATGTTCAATCTTCAGGAGGGCCTATTCCCTGGCTAATTGAAAGAAAAATTAATCATGGCGGAATATATTTAAAAGACATATTTAGATTTTTGGGCATAAAACATATTCATGAAATACTGGTAGATAAAACTGGATTTACAGCAGAAGAGCAACATAAAGCTATTCAACAAGGACATAAAGAAGCCCGAAATAAAGCAGATGTTTTATCATGA
- a CDS encoding adenosine deaminase — MKSKFINSLQNNDLATLKQIPKSDLHNHATRGGNIKYVLKNSEEVLANLPKKFTNLTDMQSWYEANIKLHCKGLHGFVNRIEAAFLHALDDGVQTLVLSFGLADSIHYNNSYKDYINDIKHIHQRIAPEINFIPELSLSRTQNIVEMEEIFEQLLSYNFFKSIDLIGDENIAVDEFKSIYKKAKQHNLIRKAHIGEFSDALSVKNVVEALDLNQVQHGIAAVNSQKVMNFLADNKIQLNICPTSNVMLSLVNSYREHPISILHENGIPITINTDDMLIFNQSVSQEYLNLYNNGVLSATELNEIRETGLGVIKTK, encoded by the coding sequence TGGTAATATAAAGTATGTTTTAAAAAACAGTGAAGAAGTTTTAGCAAATTTACCTAAAAAATTCACTAATTTAACTGATATGCAAAGTTGGTATGAAGCCAATATTAAATTACACTGTAAAGGTTTACATGGATTTGTTAATAGAATTGAAGCAGCATTTTTACATGCTTTAGATGATGGTGTACAAACTTTAGTTTTGAGTTTTGGTTTAGCCGACAGTATACATTACAATAATAGTTATAAAGATTATATAAATGACATAAAACATATCCACCAGCGAATAGCTCCTGAAATAAATTTTATACCAGAGTTAAGTTTATCTCGTACGCAAAATATTGTTGAAATGGAGGAAATTTTTGAGCAATTATTATCATACAACTTTTTTAAGTCTATTGATTTAATAGGTGATGAAAATATAGCAGTGGATGAATTTAAAAGTATATATAAAAAAGCTAAACAACATAACTTAATACGCAAAGCTCATATAGGTGAATTTAGTGATGCACTATCAGTTAAAAATGTAGTAGAGGCCTTAGACCTTAATCAAGTACAACACGGTATAGCAGCTGTAAATTCTCAAAAGGTTATGAACTTTTTAGCAGATAACAAAATTCAGCTTAACATTTGCCCTACAAGTAATGTAATGTTAAGTTTGGTAAATAGCTATAGAGAACACCCCATAAGTATACTGCATGAAAATGGTATACCTATAACTATAAATACAGATGACATGTTAATATTTAATCAAAGTGTTTCACAAGAATACTTAAACCTTTATAATAATGGTGTTTTATCCGCAACAGAACTTAATGAGATTAGAGAGACAGGCTTAGGAGTTATAAAAACAAAATGA
- a CDS encoding GNAT family protein: MKLEISEISNAQAKKITEWQYNEPYNIYNGSGSDNEVEEILSNNYFAVNNNNDLIGFYCYGKSAQVPAGNEVNAYADSSYIDIGIGLKPELCGKGYGYNFFSNAIKFAQELGHTKIRLTVASFNTRAIRVYENVGFKKQMQFYKQDNSLLRPFTVMILK, encoded by the coding sequence ATGAAACTTGAAATTAGTGAAATAAGCAATGCCCAAGCAAAAAAAATTACAGAGTGGCAGTATAATGAACCCTATAATATTTACAATGGCAGTGGTAGTGATAATGAGGTTGAAGAAATTTTATCAAATAATTATTTTGCCGTAAATAATAATAACGATTTAATAGGCTTTTATTGTTATGGAAAATCAGCGCAAGTTCCTGCTGGTAATGAGGTTAATGCCTATGCAGATAGTAGCTATATTGATATAGGTATTGGTTTAAAGCCTGAGTTATGTGGTAAGGGTTATGGATATAACTTTTTTTCAAATGCAATAAAGTTTGCACAAGAACTAGGACATACTAAAATTCGTTTAACTGTAGCTAGTTTTAATACAAGAGCTATTAGAGTTTATGAAAATGTTGGTTTTAAAAAACAAATGCAATTTTATAAACAAGACAACTCTCTGTTAAGACCCTTTACAGTTATGATACTTAAATAA
- a CDS encoding MarR family transcriptional regulator, translating to MKNFVQLVESAANGKKKVLDFGDGMVFHRREIHIIKVIGDFPGIYLSEIAQRFNVTRAVIWKALKKLEARKLVYKCSYEGDKKKQSIYLTEQGQKAYYAHHKFHEENDAQIFNYLLALSEHDLNTISHFVKLAKDMVKNHM from the coding sequence TTGAAGAATTTTGTTCAGCTTGTTGAGAGTGCTGCAAATGGAAAAAAGAAAGTATTAGACTTTGGCGATGGTATGGTATTTCATAGAAGAGAAATACACATTATTAAGGTTATTGGAGATTTTCCCGGTATATATTTATCTGAAATAGCCCAAAGATTTAATGTTACAAGGGCAGTAATATGGAAAGCCTTAAAAAAGCTAGAGGCTAGAAAGCTTGTTTATAAATGTTCTTATGAAGGTGACAAAAAGAAACAAAGCATTTATTTAACTGAACAAGGTCAAAAAGCCTATTACGCTCACCATAAGTTTCATGAAGAAAATGATGCACAAATTTTTAACTATCTCTTAGCGTTATCAGAACATGATTTAAATACCATAAGTCATTTTGTTAAATTAGCAAAAGATATGGTTAAAAATCATATGTAA
- a CDS encoding YafY family protein, with protein sequence MKIDRLIEILMMLINENKITATKLANYFNVSVRTIQRDIDSLCMAGIPIFATVGKTGGYELLKNYKIDKSFLNKNEATTLVAFLKALSSTVPNQEMKSLFNKLSVLYPNNHNQNKVVIKLNPHVDEKHFNHLLQKLTTALENELKLKLTYIDSNLKKTTRTIAPQTIVMMGSAWYIYGYCFLREHYRVFKINRIVDCTVISEQFNKQSLPYQTEEELPWHNNMDSKRANTTIQLELDKCMLARIPDYFSYKNCKIVKDKILINIAYPVDEWLYSLFLSLVPFIKILKPEWVKQEFFNRLQCGLNKNK encoded by the coding sequence TTGAAAATAGATAGATTAATTGAAATCTTAATGATGCTTATAAATGAAAATAAAATAACTGCTACCAAATTAGCTAATTATTTTAATGTTTCAGTACGAACCATTCAACGAGATATAGATAGTCTTTGCATGGCTGGTATTCCTATTTTTGCTACTGTTGGTAAAACTGGTGGATACGAGTTATTAAAGAACTATAAAATTGATAAGAGCTTTTTAAACAAAAATGAGGCTACAACTTTAGTGGCATTTTTAAAAGCTTTATCAAGTACAGTGCCTAATCAAGAAATGAAATCTTTATTTAACAAGCTTAGTGTTTTGTATCCTAATAACCATAATCAAAACAAAGTAGTTATAAAGCTGAATCCTCATGTTGATGAAAAGCACTTTAATCATTTACTACAAAAATTAACCACAGCTTTAGAGAATGAGTTAAAATTAAAACTAACCTATATTGATTCAAACTTAAAAAAAACAACAAGAACTATAGCACCTCAAACAATAGTTATGATGGGTTCAGCTTGGTACATCTATGGCTATTGTTTTTTACGTGAGCACTATAGGGTTTTTAAAATAAATAGAATTGTAGATTGTACTGTCATAAGTGAGCAGTTTAATAAACAAAGCTTACCTTATCAAACAGAAGAAGAGTTGCCTTGGCATAATAATATGGATTCAAAAAGAGCTAATACCACTATACAATTAGAGTTAGATAAATGTATGTTAGCAAGAATACCAGATTATTTTAGCTATAAAAACTGTAAAATAGTTAAAGACAAAATATTAATTAATATAGCATACCCTGTAGACGAGTGGCTGTACAGCTTATTTTTAAGTCTTGTACCGTTTATAAAAATACTAAAGCCTGAGTGGGTAAAACAGGAATTTTTTAATAGGCTACAATGTGGCTTAAATAAAAATAAATAA
- a CDS encoding ABC transporter substrate-binding protein → MKKLVVILTLLVFLVGCSNSDIKTADNIREVVDCSGHSVAIPNKEIERIVISSPPLLTMVDALLNEQEKIVGIHPFTLINANQQLLKLKISNVEEKNRTYIKGFNIDVEKLMNLNPDIVFCYGEQQRKGLENLNIPVVDFYMAGEKNAATIVKQWEKTICEVLNITPKFSILKEVEEAEKLQVKDNDNKKNALIIFNNTGSKLTVSGSNTFGAYWLKYAGINNVAKDIEGEKEVNMEQIYKWQPDEIYVYMGPGAKKYKDNFKAQDWSRVNAVKNNKIYDIPLGLYSWVAPGIDTPLMMKWVLLEDKKDSDFEKVVKEHYKRCYKIEIDDKLVKAVLNPKKGK, encoded by the coding sequence ATGAAGAAACTAGTAGTTATCTTAACTTTATTGGTGTTTTTAGTCGGTTGTAGTAACAGTGATATTAAAACTGCGGATAATATCAGAGAAGTAGTAGATTGTAGCGGACATAGTGTTGCTATACCAAACAAAGAGATAGAAAGAATTGTAATATCATCTCCACCATTGCTAACAATGGTGGATGCTTTATTGAATGAACAAGAAAAAATTGTTGGAATACACCCCTTTACTCTAATAAATGCTAATCAGCAATTATTAAAGTTGAAAATAAGTAATGTAGAAGAAAAAAATCGCACATACATTAAAGGATTTAATATTGATGTAGAAAAACTGATGAATTTGAATCCAGATATTGTCTTTTGTTATGGAGAGCAGCAAAGAAAAGGCCTAGAAAATTTAAATATACCGGTAGTAGATTTTTATATGGCAGGAGAAAAAAACGCTGCAACAATAGTAAAACAGTGGGAAAAAACTATCTGTGAAGTATTAAATATAACACCAAAGTTTTCTATACTAAAAGAGGTTGAAGAAGCAGAGAAATTACAGGTTAAGGACAATGATAATAAAAAAAATGCCTTAATTATTTTTAATAATACAGGTAGCAAATTAACGGTAAGTGGTAGCAATACCTTTGGTGCATATTGGCTAAAGTATGCTGGTATTAACAATGTCGCAAAGGATATTGAAGGAGAAAAAGAAGTAAACATGGAGCAAATATATAAATGGCAACCAGATGAAATATATGTTTATATGGGTCCTGGTGCAAAAAAATATAAAGATAATTTTAAGGCTCAAGATTGGAGCAGAGTAAACGCTGTTAAAAATAATAAAATATATGATATCCCCCTTGGCTTATACAGTTGGGTTGCGCCAGGCATAGATACACCACTTATGATGAAATGGGTATTATTAGAGGATAAAAAAGATAGTGACTTTGAAAAGGTAGTTAAAGAACACTATAAGAGATGTTACAAAATTGAGATTGATGATAAATTAGTAAAAGCAGTGTTAAATCCAAAAAAAGGTAAGTAA
- a CDS encoding iron ABC transporter permease: MLDSFKYIFKDKSEMPNYAFVLLSIRLPRVLMALLIGSSLAVSGASMQSLLRNPLASPKILGVFSGSAFGIALGLVLFHNSLYAYILGFILGILAVWLTYRIANKAINNSILVLLLSGMAVDGMFTALLALVQYNANVETELPSIVYWLMGSLSGVTMDNVKWVAVPIIICVSILYLMRWKLNILSISDEEAISMGLNLKVYKALIIVIVTILSAISVSVCGIIGWIGLIAPHVARLIFGSDHRKLIPACIALGAIYLLLIDTSCRSLFKTEIPLSILTALVGVPFLIYLIKRRMGAIK; encoded by the coding sequence ATACTTGATAGCTTTAAGTATATCTTCAAAGATAAAAGTGAGATGCCTAATTATGCATTTGTTTTGCTCTCAATAAGATTACCAAGGGTATTAATGGCATTGCTTATTGGAAGTAGTTTAGCTGTTTCCGGTGCAAGTATGCAATCACTTTTAAGAAATCCACTTGCTAGCCCTAAGATTTTAGGTGTATTCTCTGGCTCTGCTTTTGGCATAGCTCTTGGATTAGTATTATTTCATAATTCTTTATATGCCTATATTTTAGGATTTATTTTAGGCATATTGGCTGTATGGCTAACTTATAGAATTGCTAATAAAGCCATAAATAATTCGATATTAGTTCTGCTTTTATCGGGTATGGCTGTCGATGGTATGTTTACAGCGCTTTTAGCGTTGGTTCAGTATAATGCAAATGTGGAAACAGAGTTGCCTTCCATAGTCTATTGGCTTATGGGTAGCTTATCTGGAGTTACCATGGATAATGTAAAGTGGGTAGCTGTTCCTATTATTATATGTGTTAGTATACTATATTTAATGAGATGGAAATTAAATATTTTAAGTATCTCAGACGAAGAAGCTATCTCAATGGGTTTAAATCTTAAAGTATACAAAGCACTCATAATTGTAATTGTTACAATACTTTCAGCAATCTCTGTTTCTGTTTGCGGTATCATTGGCTGGATTGGCTTAATTGCTCCTCATGTAGCCAGACTTATTTTTGGCAGTGATCATCGAAAATTGATTCCAGCCTGTATTGCTCTTGGTGCAATTTATTTATTATTAATAGATACAAGTTGTAGAAGCTTATTTAAAACAGAAATACCACTATCAATTTTAACGGCATTAGTGGGAGTACCATTTTTAATATATCTTATTAAACGTAGAATGGGGGCAATAAAATGA
- a CDS encoding amino acid racemase has protein sequence MRNISIGILAGMGPRSTTPFLELVLDECQKQYSAKYDIDYPHIIIYSLPTPFYVDREIDNDQLKKSIIDGAIRLNSFNVDIIAIPCNTAHKYFTSIKNECSAKVLHIVNETMKHIPKNSKVTVLATESTIASNLYQQGIQAKNCEFVFLPNWQLEVNKIIYMIKNKESEQNILVSWNKLIKDITDTGVTNIVLGCTDLSVIKNNNSSINIIDSAVCLARAVVTEYCKLINNVIIE, from the coding sequence ATGAGAAATATAAGTATTGGAATATTAGCTGGTATGGGTCCTAGATCCACCACCCCATTTTTAGAATTAGTTTTAGATGAGTGTCAAAAGCAATACAGTGCTAAATACGATATAGATTATCCTCATATCATAATCTATTCTCTACCAACTCCATTTTATGTAGATAGAGAAATTGATAATGACCAACTTAAAAAATCTATTATAGATGGTGCCATTCGACTAAATTCATTTAATGTAGACATAATAGCAATTCCATGTAATACAGCTCATAAATATTTTACTAGTATTAAAAATGAATGTTCTGCAAAGGTACTTCACATAGTTAATGAGACTATGAAACATATTCCCAAGAACAGCAAGGTTACAGTATTAGCAACAGAGTCTACTATTGCAAGTAATTTATATCAGCAGGGTATTCAAGCAAAAAATTGTGAATTTGTATTTCTACCAAATTGGCAGTTAGAGGTCAATAAGATAATTTATATGATAAAAAACAAAGAAAGTGAACAGAATATTTTAGTTAGCTGGAATAAACTTATAAAAGATATTACGGATACTGGGGTAACTAATATTGTATTGGGATGTACAGATTTAAGTGTTATAAAAAATAATAACAGTAGTATTAATATTATAGATTCAGCTGTGTGTTTAGCTAGAGCTGTAGTAACAGAGTATTGTAAATTGATAAATAATGTAATAATAGAGTAG
- a CDS encoding class I SAM-dependent methyltransferase produces the protein MNTMMDYYKKLHDYKEIQLLIAALNLKVFSYMEEAITAKQIAEKLNYNSRNLALFLDALASIGLIEKSKNVYKNTAASNKMLNENSELYIGDGILFKKTMMSLDDVENKVKDGPATNLKDGAELYDFYELARVTRNEMYYGRVQEIINLLSNLYNKDDHFKLLDLGGGSGTLALEVAKHFKNSRVVVFEHEIVAKLPQQLIKEENLSKQADVMIGDFNKDDIGNNYDFIIAAGIMDFASQYLDNVTCKLNKSLNSNGYLYVITHGVSQDYLSPTQSIIGWLSGRLAGSDLLCDEKTILASILNNDFKEINMPSTKDRFNKYLFQKQ, from the coding sequence ATGAACACAATGATGGATTACTATAAAAAATTACACGATTATAAAGAAATACAATTATTGATTGCTGCACTTAATCTTAAGGTTTTTTCTTATATGGAAGAGGCTATAACTGCCAAGCAAATTGCTGAAAAATTAAATTATAACTCCAGAAATTTAGCACTTTTTTTAGATGCCTTAGCTTCTATAGGGTTAATTGAAAAAAGCAAAAACGTATACAAAAATACTGCTGCTAGTAATAAAATGTTAAATGAAAATAGTGAGCTATATATTGGTGATGGAATTTTGTTCAAAAAAACCATGATGTCTTTAGACGATGTTGAAAATAAAGTTAAAGATGGTCCTGCTACTAATTTAAAAGATGGTGCAGAACTATATGACTTTTATGAGTTAGCAAGAGTAACTAGAAATGAAATGTATTATGGAAGAGTACAAGAAATCATAAATTTACTAAGTAACTTGTATAATAAAGATGATCATTTTAAACTCTTAGATTTAGGCGGAGGCTCAGGAACCTTAGCTCTTGAGGTAGCAAAACATTTTAAAAATAGTAGAGTTGTTGTATTCGAACATGAAATAGTTGCTAAACTACCTCAGCAATTAATTAAAGAAGAGAATTTAAGTAAACAAGCAGATGTAATGATAGGTGATTTTAATAAAGATGATATTGGTAATAATTATGATTTTATTATTGCTGCAGGTATAATGGATTTTGCAAGCCAGTATTTAGATAATGTAACTTGTAAACTAAATAAAAGTTTAAATAGTAATGGCTATTTATATGTTATTACTCATGGAGTATCCCAAGACTATTTATCACCAACCCAATCTATTATTGGTTGGCTCTCAGGAAGATTAGCTGGTTCGGACTTATTGTGTGATGAAAAAACTATTTTAGCAAGCATCTTAAATAATGACTTTAAGGAAATTAACATGCCAAGTACTAAAGATCGATTCAATAAGTATTTATTTCAAAAGCAGTAG
- the rsgA gene encoding ribosome small subunit-dependent GTPase A: MNKNIINTVIREFFTNQCNNNCENIARIISCKGTIYGLLTTYGKQKAKLTGKFIHNIQAPKDYPVVGDYVEFCKVQNNDYLSINKVLKRKNKFSRKMPISGGRKLYKGVIDGGITEEQVMAANINYVLILVALDQNFNIARLERYILLAKSSNLHPVIILTKRDLCQDYQSYVNKVNAIDRELAVYAVSSITGAGVNNLNSYLKPYYTIALIGSSGVGKSTLLNYLSSKEVQKTKALSSSSGKGKHTTTHREMFFLENNCMIIDMPGIKELQLWLEISDLRYLFKDIMLLEKSCKYKNCSHKNEAGCAIKEALNNNTLSQDRYIRYKKLVREANRLIERKAEREKKTKKNKKYN; the protein is encoded by the coding sequence ATGAATAAAAATATTATTAACACTGTTATAAGAGAATTTTTTACTAATCAGTGTAACAATAATTGTGAAAATATTGCACGCATTATCTCATGCAAAGGAACAATATATGGTTTATTAACAACATACGGAAAGCAAAAAGCTAAACTTACTGGTAAGTTTATTCATAACATACAAGCACCAAAAGACTACCCGGTAGTAGGAGACTATGTTGAGTTTTGCAAGGTACAAAATAATGATTATCTTAGCATTAATAAAGTACTAAAAAGAAAAAATAAATTTTCAAGAAAAATGCCAATATCAGGAGGCAGAAAGTTATATAAAGGAGTAATTGATGGGGGAATTACAGAAGAGCAGGTTATGGCGGCAAACATTAACTATGTATTAATTCTGGTGGCTTTAGATCAAAACTTCAACATAGCAAGATTAGAACGCTACATTTTATTGGCTAAAAGCTCAAATTTACATCCAGTTATCATACTTACTAAGCGAGATTTATGCCAAGATTACCAAAGTTATGTTAATAAAGTTAACGCTATAGACAGGGAGTTAGCTGTTTATGCTGTAAGCTCAATTACTGGTGCAGGAGTAAATAATCTAAATAGTTATTTAAAGCCCTACTATACTATTGCTTTAATAGGCTCTTCTGGTGTTGGTAAATCTACATTACTAAACTATTTAAGCAGTAAAGAAGTGCAAAAAACCAAAGCTTTAAGTAGTTCTTCAGGAAAAGGTAAACACACTACTACCCATAGAGAAATGTTTTTTTTGGAGAATAACTGTATGATAATTGACATGCCTGGCATAAAGGAATTACAGCTGTGGCTGGAAATAAGTGATTTAAGATATCTGTTTAAAGATATAATGTTACTTGAAAAAAGCTGTAAATATAAAAATTGCAGTCATAAAAACGAAGCTGGCTGTGCTATAAAAGAAGCCTTAAATAATAATACATTATCACAAGATAGATATATAAGATATAAAAAACTAGTAAGAGAAGCAAATCGCTTAATAGAGAGAAAAGCGGAAAGAGAAAAAAAGACAAAAAAGAATAAAAAATATAACTAA
- a CDS encoding ABC transporter ATP-binding protein — protein sequence MILSIRNGCFSHGNTKILEDINLEVKTGELLTILGPNGAGKTTLLKCLLGFYKWTKGATYLNLKEISNIKYLWKTISYVPQAKEIPFNYTVEDMILIGRNPHIGYFGKPKKSDYLAVERVLDLLDISSKRYSFMYQLSGGQKQIVLIARALVSDPQIIILDEPELNLDLANQDKIFSTIRRLADEENIVCIVNTHLPFNAIKYSDNSLLLKKDLTSIYGKTKDIVTLNKLVDIYGLPKDYYNIGYNYRSLIMPAT from the coding sequence ATGATATTATCAATTAGAAATGGTTGTTTTTCACACGGTAATACTAAAATATTAGAAGATATCAACCTAGAAGTAAAAACTGGTGAATTACTCACTATTCTTGGCCCAAATGGTGCTGGGAAAACAACTCTATTAAAGTGTTTATTGGGCTTTTATAAATGGACAAAAGGTGCAACTTATCTTAATCTTAAAGAAATAAGTAATATAAAATACCTTTGGAAAACTATTAGCTACGTACCTCAAGCTAAAGAAATTCCTTTTAATTATACGGTTGAAGATATGATACTAATTGGCAGAAATCCTCACATAGGGTACTTTGGCAAACCTAAAAAAAGTGATTACTTAGCTGTAGAACGGGTATTAGATTTATTAGATATAAGTAGTAAAAGATATTCTTTTATGTATCAATTAAGTGGCGGACAAAAACAAATAGTACTGATTGCTAGAGCTTTGGTATCTGATCCCCAAATAATTATTTTAGATGAACCAGAGCTTAACTTGGATTTAGCTAATCAAGACAAAATCTTTTCTACTATAAGAAGACTAGCAGATGAAGAAAATATAGTATGTATAGTCAACACTCATTTGCCCTTTAATGCTATTAAATATAGTGATAATTCATTATTATTAAAAAAAGATTTAACAAGTATTTATGGCAAAACAAAGGATATAGTTACCTTAAATAAGCTAGTAGATATTTACGGTTTACCAAAAGATTATTATAACATTGGATATAATTATCGCAGTCTTATTATGCCTGCAACTTAA